The sequence ATGAACTGACGGCCCTTACCAAGTCAATGGGGAAGACCGCTTCCCTGCAGCGCTTCAAGGGGCTCGGTGAGATGAACGCCGACCAGCTCTGGGAGACGACCATGAATCCGGAAACGCGGACCCTGATTCGGGTACGGATCGAGGATGCCGAGCTGGCCGAGCGCCGGGTCACGACACTGATGGGCAATAAGGTTGAACCGCGGCGGGAATGGATCGAGGATCACGTCCAGTTCACCCTCAGCGACGACCAGGAGTCGGACCAGCTGGTGGAGAGCAAGGGGCAATTAAACCCGAACAAGTAATAATCCAGAGACTGAAGGAGATTCAGCCTCTTAATTTTTGAAGACACAAGAGAAAGGATGCGTTTTTTGTGAAAAGCGCGAAGATTGAGACCATGTCACTCGAGCAGATCATGGGTGATCGTTTTGGTCGGTATTCGAAATCAATTATTCAGGAGCGGGCCCTGCCAGACATTCGGGACGGCTTAAAGCCGGTGCAGCGGCGGATTCTTTTTGCCATGAACAAGGATGGCAATACCTACAATAAGGGTTTCCGGAAGTCTGCCAAGTCGGTTGGGAACGTCATGGGGAACTTCCACCCCCACGGCGACAGCTCGATTTACGAGGCCCTGGTGCGGCTCAGTCAGGATTGGAAACTGCGCGAGCCCCTAGTCGAAATGCACGGCAACAACGGGTCGATGGACGGTGACCCGGCCGCGGCGATGCGGTATACCGAGGCCCGGCTGAGCAAGATCGCCGGTCTGATGCTGCAGGACATCGACAAGGACACGGTCGAAATGACCCTGAACTTCGACGACACGGAAAAGGAACCAACCGTTCTGCCGGGGCGGATCCCGAACCTCCTGGTCAACGGGGCCACCGGGATTTCTGCCGGTTACGCGACCGAAATTCCGACCCATAACCTGGCTGAGGTCCTGGATGCCCTGATTTACCTGGTTGACCACCCCACGGCCGACCTGGACAAGCTGATGGAATTTATCCCCGGTCCGGATTTCCCAACCGGGGGCATCATTCAGGGTATCGATGGCATTAAAAAGGCCTACCAGACCGGTCGTGGCCGGATCGTGGTCCGGGCCAAGACGGAAATCGAAACCCTGCGCGGCGGACGGCAGCAGATCAACGTCACGGAGATTCCCTATGAGGTCAACAAAGCCCAGCTGGTCAAGCGGATCAATGACCTGCGGCTGGCCCGGAAGGTGGAGGGAATTGCCGAGGCCCGTGACGAAACCGACCGCTCCGGCTTGCGGATTGCGATCGAACTCAAGCGGGGCGCCGATGCCACCGGGGTTCTCAACTACCTGCTGAAGAATACCGATCTGCAGATCAATTACAACTTCAACATGGTGGCCATTGACGACCAGCGCCCGATGCGGGTGGGCTTAAAACACATCCTGACCTCTTACCTGGCCTTTCAAAAGCAGGTCGTTCGCCGGCGGACCCAGTTTAACCTGAACAAGGCCCAGCACCGCCTCCACATCGTTGAGGGGCTGATCAAGGCCCTTTCGATCCTGGATCAGGTCATCAAGACGATCCGGGCCAGCAAGAACCGTCAGGACGCTAAGCGCAACCTGGTCAACCAGTACAGCTTTACGCCGGAACAGGCCGAGGCTATCGTGACCCTCCAGCTGTACCGGCTAACCAATACCGACGTCACCGAGCTTGAGGATGAGCAGGCAAAGCTGAATCAGGAAATCAAGGAATACCAGCTGATCCTAGACGACGAGCACGAACTGGCCAAGGTTCTCAAGCAGGAAATGCGGGCAATTAAGAAGGAGTTCGGCAACCCGCGGCGGACCAAGATTGAGGACCAGGTCGAGAAACTAGAGATCGACACCACGGTCACCGTGGCCAACGAGGACGTCGTGGTCCTGGTCTCCCATGCCGGCTACATCAAGCGCAGCAGCCTGCGGTCCTTTAAGGCCTCTGCCATCGACGAAAACGGCCTGCGTGAGGATGATTACCCACTGCTAATCCAGCAGACCAATACGCTGGCCCACCTCTTCATGTTCACTAACCTCGGTCACGTGATTTACCGGCCGGTCCACGAGAT comes from Limosilactobacillus sp. and encodes:
- the parC gene encoding DNA topoisomerase IV subunit A, with amino-acid sequence MKSAKIETMSLEQIMGDRFGRYSKSIIQERALPDIRDGLKPVQRRILFAMNKDGNTYNKGFRKSAKSVGNVMGNFHPHGDSSIYEALVRLSQDWKLREPLVEMHGNNGSMDGDPAAAMRYTEARLSKIAGLMLQDIDKDTVEMTLNFDDTEKEPTVLPGRIPNLLVNGATGISAGYATEIPTHNLAEVLDALIYLVDHPTADLDKLMEFIPGPDFPTGGIIQGIDGIKKAYQTGRGRIVVRAKTEIETLRGGRQQINVTEIPYEVNKAQLVKRINDLRLARKVEGIAEARDETDRSGLRIAIELKRGADATGVLNYLLKNTDLQINYNFNMVAIDDQRPMRVGLKHILTSYLAFQKQVVRRRTQFNLNKAQHRLHIVEGLIKALSILDQVIKTIRASKNRQDAKRNLVNQYSFTPEQAEAIVTLQLYRLTNTDVTELEDEQAKLNQEIKEYQLILDDEHELAKVLKQEMRAIKKEFGNPRRTKIEDQVEKLEIDTTVTVANEDVVVLVSHAGYIKRSSLRSFKASAIDENGLREDDYPLLIQQTNTLAHLFMFTNLGHVIYRPVHEIADARWKDTGEHISQTIGLADDEEIVKAMLFDKLDLPGTLIMGTSDGQVKQSAFADYQPGSRYKSHASVAIKLKDKDARLVSVDYYEPEAASRSLLAISREGYAVRFDVADVPVTGVRTAGVRAINLKAGDVMTNLALATAGQRVATITQRGAFKVMPLDEIEIGARARRGELVLRRLKSHPHQIADFLTYDADFAGTLEVITDRPQFQDVAVSDHHLGSIKSNGTFVIDTDTQGTPVAIRLKQTAVLSEDQPEQTVD